CCATATgataggaacaaaaaaacgaaacaaactaaACTATACTATTCATTCTATGCTGTATGTATAGAGACGTAAGTTGACTTGTTAGTAAGGCACCGTAAGATTCTTTGTTTGtcttaaattttgtttcgaaacatGGCCTAGAAATGGTTCCGATGcgattcccttttttgtgtggctgagtaccaaaagcaaaacaaaaaaaaaggaagccgaCATCGCACTATAAATGGAGTTCCCGTTTTATAATCTATCCTTGCGTACGGATGTGTAATCGCGAAACGAGTAAAATTGGAACAATGAACCAAAGCAAAATATCTTTAGCACTGTATAGACGTAAGGGGAACACCTTAAATAGCGGGAGTTCCGGAAAAAGTCAGCGGTTGTAAGTTTGGATGGATAGAGCTTTCCTTTCGCAAGGTGACGGTTTGCCATCACTATCACCTTTGTGAGCTATTAATGTTTCCTAACGTTTGTTCTTCGAAAGCACGTGCTTGCAAATGCTTTGGAAAGTGTAACAAAGATTATTCTGTTTTTGAAACTAAGTTTGTAGCAgattttggtttaaaaaatgttacttaaatatattttgtaaCCATGATTTTGGGAAGCTTTTCTCGTTGAGCCGTTGCTCATATTTGCTCTTTCCACTGGTTTCCCAATAGTTTCCTAAGCTGCTGGATCTGTTGATATttggtagaaaaaaattagAGAGCCTCTAAACCAGCGCCATTTTTGATTCGTTCTCTTCGTTATGGCTGGATGATTCATTCGCTTGTACCTTTGCTTACACCTGTggtaatgtgtggttttttccTCGATTATGTTTTCTTGCCTTTCGATTGGTTGGATGATCGTTGTATTCATGATCGTCTGAAAGAGAACAGTGTATGTTCGCTTGTGCACCGCAGGCAgggcatttttgttttgttttgtcgtgtTTAGCCCTTACCAAATGGTTCCACACCGATCGGTTTAATGCCTCTTGAGCCATTGGACAAACCAGCCTACGCCCTAGAAGCTTAGCGCGCAACGCGTAACGTTAAAATAACTACGGAATGACTGTACCGGGATAATTATGTACAAAAACACGTACGATGTCTGCTAACCGACACCGGTTTACAGTATATGAACTTACGCATGAATTTTAACTAACTTTGGCTTGCATCATTTCACtctgcagttttttttgtttagtatttgttattctgtttttaagtAATCGATAACGTTTTGGGGGGCGGCCAATCCTCGAGTTTGACACCCCGTATGTCGCAGGTTTTTTCAACACCCCCGAAGAATATGTTTAAATGCTAACATACTTTCCCGCTCAATTCACCATTAGTTGATTTGCCTTTGGCATAAAACcggttttgattgattttgtgtGTGAGACTGTGTTGAGTTCGTCACCTAGCATCATCATACCTGTTACCGACATTTTACCTCCTCCAGCACCTGGCTGGCTAGTCTTGGTTGCTACCTTCCGGGATATTTCCCGATAATCGATTTCTCTAGTTCACAAACTCGTTGCATGTCATTTCGCTAAAATAGTTGCCCAGCGGCGAATCGACACCATGGTCGGAGTAGGACGACGATTCGTAGTACGACGGATGGAAGGAAGTTCCGATCTGCAGGTTGTAGCCGTTCGTACCCGTCGGTCCACCATTGTCGTACGTCTCACCAACCGCAGGATTCCCATTCGTCTCCCATGCCTGGGATGGGCTAAGCGTATCGACATCGGATTCGTACGCATTGAGCGATTCCATCACCAGCTGCTGCATCGTGCCATGCGACTGGGCAGGTACTTGCTGGGACTGTTGAGTTTGGGGCTGATGTTCCTGGAGCTGTAgcggatggtgatgatgttgctgctggtggtggtggtggtggtggtgatggtgttcTGGTGGACTATGGTTCGCTGACGTTGGACTACTGTTGAAGAACACCTCGGAGAACTTGCCAATTTCCGTCGAGCCGAATGCTTGCTGAAAGCCCGGCAGAGGTGtaatattctaaaaaaaaacacataaaaattaatcacgaTGCGATTTCTGTTTTGCAAACTTCTTTCTGCACAGTTGCGTGACTGAATGGTTCCGACTGGGACCACGTTTTTGGACATCAAAATCAATAtgtgcttataaatagcaaCATGGGCAGTTTCCGTCTTACATACTTTGTTTTCTACCGTAGGTGTTGTCGGTGTGGCCCGATTCGTTTGTTTCTCCCTGCTTTCGGCGGATAATTTCGTTTCCTTCAGTTGCCTGCTGGTAGGGGTTGGCTTTTTCGTGCGTCTAGCAGGACCTGCACTACGGCTGGGGGACGCTACTGTGGCGTTTTCCAATTCGTTGCTTTCCTGCAGCAGGAAGTGAAAATATTGTGAGTGATTTGGTACATTGGCGGTGGAATTtggtaaagaagaaaacatgttttactCTTCACCATCcgttaaaagaaaaagtttttgaaacgttcattcattttcttgttatattttttaactccTTTGGGGTTCAAACCATCCGATGAAAGATTGTCtgaaattattgaatttttctaTGTTctgttcttttcgtttttaaaataatttattaaataatggaCAATTCatatgaaatttaaacaattaataatTACAATAATTCCAAAATATTCAGTATTTCAAAACGAAATTGAAGATAGCTAAAATGTATGTAGTTCTAATAGTTTAGGTCAAAATTATTcatcgaaaaaaatatcatctcATTAGGAGTAGGTAAAAAACCTATTCTTTTTCGTATAGTgcattttggaatgttttaggaacaattaaattttataccaTAATTTTCAACAAGGTACAACATTATTGTTAAGAACAAGACTAAAAGATTTCGATAAGTACAGGTAGTTTCgtataatttatatttctgtagaattttatttaaaaactctATTAAACACTGACGACTTACGTACCTTTCTACCATTGCTTCCATCTTTCGATTTCATTCCATTGGCAGTTGAGTATTTTCTCATACGTCCTGAGAACTGATCTTCGTCGGGCCAGCACAGATTCTAAAACAAGAAgttcatttatttcaaaattttgtttgattaagtttttgcatttttttttttttaaattaacagcaaaatgaaaaaaaaacaaccaaataataaaaaaacaaacacatctagatttggaaataaaataaaactttaaccGTATATCGTAAACAACCTTTACGTAAACAGTAGCAACGCATCGACCGTCGGAAGTTGGTACTTCGGTATTGTACATATTTACTTCCTTGTCTAGCGTTCAACTCTCTCGCAGTGCGTGCCACACGAACGGAGCAACAAGTGTCTTGACACATGCAAAATAagtttatgtatttttgtatACAAACAGTGCGCATTCCTATGTTGGGTTAGTAGCAGGTGTGGGTTGATATcgatgcgagagagagagagagagagagagagagagagtgcgtCACGTCATTCCGATGAGATGTTTATCGAGTAATACTCTTGCGTGATTCTACTCTCATTTGTCCTtaacatagttttttttagcaaCACGAACCATttgaaacgatttccttttggTTTGCAGGGTTAGTGGTGCGATTTAGCAGTTTGATGTATTTGgttagcaaacatttttcatttagtaattttcgtattttttataGTTGCAATAACATATTGTATTGATATTTCTATATATTTACTGAtctaaaagaaatatttaaatgataattataaaatgtatctctctcttcttggctttaacgaccttacaggtcacgccggccatttcttgcttactagacttttttttaccacgtagccgaatagtcagttcttgctacgggaggacggttcggatgggatttgaaccccatattatatatatataaaatatctAGAAAGCAATTTTTGTTCCTACATGAAAAGAttttacaaatgtttaaagttttaaaacaaattactgCAAATGTGTAAAAACAACATTCTCCATTGGTTTTCCGGCTAAATTTAAACTCATTTATATTGgtttcttttgaattttttgataaatgacTTAATAGGTCATCTCTGCCATATATCATGCACTCCATAGTCGGATAGTTAGCGTTGGCCTGTTGTGGCCCTATCTAGGTGTGATTCGATCTACTAACCTCGGTTTATGAATGTCGAGACACATGACATTACGAACGATTCTTATTAACGTGTATCTATGATAACTGTAGCTCCTCAACTCCACTAGAACCGTTTTTATCAAAAGTTCAATTAACATTTGAAGTAGCTTAGGTTTTGCCTTTCAGAAAGTAATTTTTCCTTGCCTCTTTTACGAAACATAATTTGTTCACAACTCCTTCACACGAAGGAACTCCCTATGCGAACGTCAAGGATAAAACCGTCGCGCTGCCGAGAATTGCATGCAGCAAAGGGAACACGAGGGAAAAGCGGCTCGATTGGTGGATGGGCGACACTACAGGGACGCATATGTAAGCCCGTGGCTGCCCATGTCCATACGTGGGAAGGACAAAATACGCCAAAAAACCTACGCACGCAGTCTGCTCGATCGATCCGAAAGCCAAAAGCTTTGCTGAAGAAGTTGCTTGCAGCCCGGATCGATCCGGCCCGATATGCTTCGAGGATTGGAAGGCGATTACTGGTTAGCTGGATGAACGTTTTTTCCCCTAGTTACACAGGGATCCACCATTCCTTTTGTACATACACTGCGGGTGAAAACCCAACAtgccaccaacaccatcacaCGCGCAACATGGTTCGcgtttaaacaaacaaaacgaaggaagaatgtaaaagagaaaaaaaaaacattcaaaaaggaCAACGTTTCGCGACTCCCCGAACGGCTTCTGGGAGTGTTTGTGTTCTTTATTGCTGGTAGCGTCGAGCATCCTGGCCGTGTGGAAGGCAGCATGCTGGTTTGGCCCATTTTTACTGCGCAGGATCGATAATGATTCGCCGATCCGATCCGAAATTCACCagaagtagcagcagcagcaccagcagtagCAGACGGTGTTGTGATGTGAAGCGCAAGCATCGAGTGTGCCTCGACGACAACAGCCAACGGACGACATCCGCAAAAGGGGAAGGAAACATGGATCGATCGTtgcggaaaatggaaaacaaaaacggaaaacactCACCGAGACGTGAGTGGGGAAAGCACGGTGGGGAAAGTGTAGGTAAAACGAAGATTTTCCCGCTTTATGCCTTTCATTGCTTTGATGGTATTTGTGTGTATGGTATGTGTTAGTATTAGTTCGACTCGTTGCCATGGAAGCTTTGCCGGTTgaatattttctctctctttttcctcTCACTCTCATATTTTGTTCTCTTTCATTGGTTTGAAAGGATCCGACAAGCTCGCGTGGAGCGTATTTTAAGGTACATAGGAAAATGCATTTCCGGTTTACGGGAATTTCCACTTGAAGGAGCAACACATACCTGCACATTGGTCCACCCGTACGCTCTTGGGTGATTTCAAACCCTTGTCCATCGCAAACAATAGTCCCACATACAATTGCTACCTTGCCCTGATTGAAGTAAAACTTCTACCACCGACAGGTCGAAATGCTGACGTCCTGAGTAGGAGAAAGGTGCGACGAATGGAATGGAAGAGTGGGAAGGTGGGAAATGTGAAACCCTGTATGCCAAAGCGCGCCATTCACCGATTCATCGGTGGAGACGCGAGGTTTTCCAACTCGTCGCTGGCGTTTAATCGATCATGTGTCGCTGGTTCGAATATCGATCAACAGGAAACTGAAGACAAGCGTGCCGCTTTTATTAGTGAAACGAGTTGATTGCAATAATGGGGCGGTAGTGCTGTAATTCATTCTTAATATCTTAATCATTTAGTCTGTACGACATGGCCCATGATCATtatcaaaagtgaaaaaaaatgcaaaatgtcCTTAATACCTGTCTTTGATGATTGAATGAATTTTATCAAAAGGACTTTCATATTGAAAAGTAATAATTTAGTAGTTGCTGATTTTAAgtttcattttcccttttaaattagaattataaaaatctttaaagTGTAAACTACTTTTTCTATGAGGTGTTCCAATGGGTACCTTCCAAAACTATAACTTGCCGCACCAGGCAATGTGAACATAGAGAGCCCCGGGAGCAGACGGCACGAAACACGGTACGTTGGGCAGacttgttgaaaataaatcaatatttgACAACGTTCTCTTTCACCGTTTGGAAAAGGAGATTCTGTTCGCAAACAACCAACATCGCCCGTtcacagggttttttttttgggtggtgaagtgaaaagtggaaaataaaaacgcaacaaaaagcacacacacacacgcagacacaaatacatgaaaaaaaaaacatacacaaaaaagcaccCAGGCCAACAATCTGCATCTCACAGCATTTATACGTGGACAGTATATACTTACTGTAAGTGCATCCAGTGATTTCATCCCTGTCGCTGCAGCTGCACCGTTGCTCCCGCTTAACCCATTCACGCCAGCTGGAGCAGGGCTGCTGGTACGGCTACCACGGCCACTGCCACcatttccaccaccaccgtacgCTCGATGCAGTTTGCGCTCTTTGGGCTTTCGCATACGGTTGTCCTTTGTGCCGTGCGGgaactctgctgctgctgctgttgggcgTCCATCCGGGTGATTTTGATGATGCAAAACCCGAGCAACGAGCAGGGAATGCAGAGAACATACCGAGAACAGAGAGaatgaggaaagaaaaaaaaagaaacaacaagaaGTCCTATTAATGAAAGAGAGCGCAAGAAGGAGTGTTTCGACGTTTtcgttgtgttattttttttttcggggggagTTTTAGCGAAAATTCACCCATTCGTTCACCGTTGTGAAAGGGTTTCGCGTGGGCCATGGTGTGACATGGCAAGTACATAGGGCAAACCTTCACCCGTGGCTTTTTCGGAATCTCTATCGGCAGGTTTTACGGTCCCCCTGGTGGACACGTTTCCCCATGTGGGAAATGGGTGGGAAGGCATATAAGATGAACTAACTGAAGGCTTGTACATAAGTACATGATGAGAAGATGTCACcagcaaaagggaaagaaagcaCATTACCAAAGAAGCTGTATGTTGCCACAGCTACAGTGTATCGATTCGAATGTAATGGAGATTTGAACAAGGGGGCAAAAAAGCGAGTCACAAACATACGCAAGGGATACATTGGCCTACCGGACAAATAAATCTACTGCTCCTGCGGATGTTCCAGATTGACAACATTTTaagctgtgtttgtgtggcagGTTTACAATTACGATTTTATTAACTTCTCTTCTGTTGGCACTGTATAAATTCTGGAGATCGCCCTGTGGTCCTGTACTATTCTTGATTTTATTAACACGTAACGTGTTATACGGATTTAAGGATATCCGAATCCGTTTCTGTCGTGTGAAAACTTGTGTTTTTAGTGCCATACTATCGGACCATGATGTATTATACGGACCATGATGTATTGGAAATAAAGAGCGATCGCGATATCAACAGTGTATATTTGACACAACCTGCACTCTGGTTATAAATGTCCAAAATCCAGTAGTATATACAGTTTTATTGCGGGCATGAGTAAGTTTCTGGAATATCACCAGAATGGAAAACGATTATGCAAAGGAATGTCTATCAGAAACTTCATCATTCTCtctatttaaattttgaattccAGATCAAAATAAAGTGCCGTTTTTTGAGCTCAGCAACAATTTCACGTCATTTGTGAATCTTtcgactaaaaaaaaacaaactattctAATACGAGCGTTAAGCATGAACCGAAAGAAGTTGTAGTCGATATGTATCAAATTTGGACCAAAATGCTGGTAAAGTAGAACTTCCCATTTACTATTTTCCAAATCCAATTGAATCTCATCTGGACAGTATTCCCGTACGCAGAATAGACTATCCTGCGACGGGTACATAAAGGCAAGCAAAGCCAAAAAATGGCAgacctcttgaggttgtagtaccacggaagaaaaggaagattCTCCAAGTCTTCCTTCTTTGGTGCGGTCTGGTGGGGGAGATGGTAGCCGCGACggtctctacacgacaggaccccGGGTATAAAATTCCATCCGACCCGAACCCCCGTACAAAGAGTTGACGAGATTGAAAACTAACCGATAATAGATAGATTCAAACCTTTTGAAAGAATGGGTGATCTTGGTTTGGAACTAGATCACTAGGCTTCGATACAGCAAGATCTTCAACTTTAGGTCTACTGCGATCTTGAAGATCAAGATTCACTAAgccttttaattttttttttgcgtaactatgagtaatatttttatgtatcAATAGTTTTTAAGAGTTTTGATTATAGAAAAGATGTATATAACTCAACAACctgtaaaattattcaacgTAAAAAAATTATGTCAAAAGATTGAAGCGTATCAGTCATAATGATTaatccggtagttctagtgttaatatgTTAAAGAAATCGAgaaatttctctctctctctctctctctctctctcttgttggcgtAACGACCCTTAAAGATCATGCCAGCCATTTTTGGATTACTCGACTTATTTTACGACTTAGCCAGTCCTTCCAGTCCAGTCTTTCAGGCCAGGTCCGAATgtgatttgatacccggtcctgccgtgtggaaccggcgccgtttattacATACACCATTGAGATATGTACGATCATGAAATAACAAggagtgaataaaaaaataacagggaatatttttccttatgcatgaaataaaaatttgataacCTCTGCCTTGGTATATGATCAAAAccgataaattaaaatttcttccatgcaatTCTCCGTACACAGAATTCATTATCCTGCTATTGGTACAGTCCAAGATCTTCTCGGAAGACAGACAActatttcaattcaaaaacTTGATCGTCGAATAGCTCATTTTAATAGTTCCGCAATATTGTTGCAGATGAAAGGTAAACTCACCGATATACTTCATCGTAATTGCGTTTCGAACATAACCACACCGACGGTATGTCATCGATTCGTTCACATGCTAGTGTGGTTTCTTGTCTGACAATGTTCCGACTGCGTATGATAATCTAATTGTAGGCAACATTGTGCCGATCGGTGGGGTCTCTAGGATGTAAGGCTTCCCGTGCCCCAAAACGCTCCGGTTGGCAAATTTTCACCAGCTTTGGTAGAAACGAACTGAGCGACCGAGCGGGAGCGTgaaagtagaaaagaaaaaagaaagaaaccccccgTCCCCACCTCACACCTAAACCGTAATATTCTCGCCATCGTTGGTTCccggggtttttggtgtgggGCGTGtttctattgatttttttcctttttctgctccacaaaaaaaagtcccaGGGTTGCGGTCGCTCAGTTCGCTGTCCAGCAGCAGCGTAAGCGTCATTTCCCGCTAGTGGAGGCgttgagcaaaacaaaaacagcactCCCCTCCCCATCTCAT
The DNA window shown above is from Anopheles funestus chromosome 3RL, idAnoFuneDA-416_04, whole genome shotgun sequence and carries:
- the LOC125769380 gene encoding uncharacterized protein LOC125769380 isoform X1 codes for the protein MDCCSSSNYVDYRHHSMNGNYCYPYSPNMLRSASPYPLASSGRYGTDYRSSPLGYHHHGGYDGYDKYYGSYHHASSSYQTGYYGNYPSSYRDYGSYGHYYHQSQSPYARGGGSSGAAPHGYGGSATGASYLYPGRHYPASSAALAAHPFGSRESSYYHAQREHHQQQQYSSFANYGHLPPYRNGVGPGATHEHPGGKSHHHPQQPTHQQPYPPQQTFAGSHNERGMTGSVGSEGGTTTTSHPSPPSSTLFSAQNGYSSPSSDYTLPTSSYSSADSPQHPLADEGDTQAPTATPTPSTALLGATAAAAEFPHGTKDNRMRKPKERKLHRAYGGGGNGGSGRGSRTSSPAPAGVNGLSGSNGAAAATGMKSLDALTNLCWPDEDQFSGRMRKYSTANGMKSKDGSNGRKESNELENATVASPSRSAGPARRTKKPTPTSRQLKETKLSAESREKQTNRATPTTPTVENKNITPLPGFQQAFGSTEIGKFSEVFFNSSPTSANHSPPEHHHHHHHHHQQQHHHHPLQLQEHQPQTQQSQQVPAQSHGTMQQLVMESLNAYESDVDTLSPSQAWETNGNPAVGETYDNGGPTGTNGYNLQIGTSFHPSYYESSSYSDHGVDSPLGNYFSEMTCNEFVN
- the LOC125769380 gene encoding uncharacterized protein LOC125769380 isoform X2, which produces MDCCSSSNYVDYRHHSMNGNYCYPYSPNMLRSASPYPLASSGRYGTDYRSSPLGYHHHGGYDGYDKYYGSYHHASSSYQTGYYGNYPSSYRDYGSYGHYYHQSQSPYARGGGSSGAAPHGYGGSATGASYLYPGRHYPASSAALAAHPFGSRESSYYHAQREHHQQQQYSSFANYGHLPPYRNGVGPGATHEHPGGKSHHHPQQPTHQQPYPPQQTFAGSHNERGMTGSVGSEGGTTTTSHPSPPSSTLFSAQNGYSSPSSDYTLPTSSYSSADSPQHPLADEGDTQAPTATPTPSTALLGATAAAEFPHGTKDNRMRKPKERKLHRAYGGGGNGGSGRGSRTSSPAPAGVNGLSGSNGAAAATGMKSLDALTNLCWPDEDQFSGRMRKYSTANGMKSKDGSNGRKESNELENATVASPSRSAGPARRTKKPTPTSRQLKETKLSAESREKQTNRATPTTPTVENKNITPLPGFQQAFGSTEIGKFSEVFFNSSPTSANHSPPEHHHHHHHHHQQQHHHHPLQLQEHQPQTQQSQQVPAQSHGTMQQLVMESLNAYESDVDTLSPSQAWETNGNPAVGETYDNGGPTGTNGYNLQIGTSFHPSYYESSSYSDHGVDSPLGNYFSEMTCNEFVN